A stretch of the Vitis riparia cultivar Riparia Gloire de Montpellier isolate 1030 chromosome 13, EGFV_Vit.rip_1.0, whole genome shotgun sequence genome encodes the following:
- the LOC117928178 gene encoding structural maintenance of chromosomes protein 3-like has product MFFPLIQVEEARTKVSETSTRMYNSVLEAHEKSKDLDKTYKDLTKDVQGLNKEKESIDKQRSEAIQKRTQLELDDKDLREKMSVNIKAKEDAAKQLEILQREIQDSTEELHKITPLYDEKVIEEKEISKGIMEREKQLSILYQKQGRATQFSSKAARDKWLQKEIDDLERVRSSNMVQEKKLQDEIHQLNTEVKERDIYIDSRKKEIELLQSLISQSRDGFNDYKAQRDKLQDERKSLWGKESELSAEIDKLKTEVVKAEKSLDHATPGDIRRGLNSVRRICREFEIHGVFGPIFELLDCDEKFFTAVEVTAGNSLFHVVVETDEVSTQIIRHLNALKGGRVTFIPLNRVKAPHVAYPQSSDVIPLLKKLKFSPNYTPAFAQVFARTVICRDLDVATRVARTDGLDCITLEGDQVSKKGGMTGGFYDYRRSKLKFMNIIRQNTKSINMKEDELEKVRFKLQEIDQKITELVTEQQKIDAKQAHDRSELEQLKQDILNANKQKESIYKALQKKEKLLADVRTQIEQLKASMAMKQAEMGTDLIDHLTPEEKHLLSRLNPEITDLKDQLITCRTDRIEIETRKAELETNLTTNLVRRKLELEAIISSAETDIWSGEAELKRQELKEAKLLVEDLTQRLKRVSENIDERTKQLRKIKDEKNKLKSLEDNYERTLQDEAKELEQLLSKRNLLLAKQEDYSKKIRELGPLSSDAFDTYKRKSIKELHKMLHKCNEQLQQFSHVNKKALDQYINFTEQREELQKRQAELDAGDEKIRELISVLDQRKDESIERTFKGVARHFREVFSELVQGGHGFLVMMKKKDGDHGDDDHDEDGPREADMEGRVEKYIGVKVKVSFTGQGETQSMKQLSGGQKTVVALTLIFAIQRCDPAPFYLFDEIDAALDPQYRTAVGNMIRRLADMANTQFITTTFRPELVKVADKIYGVTHKNRVSHVNVVSKEDALDFIEHDQSHNTD; this is encoded by the exons ATGTTTTTTCCCTTAATTCAGGTTGAAGAGGCGCGAACCAAAGTTTCTGAAACGTCTACAAGGATGTATAACAGTGTTCTGGAAGCCCATGAAAAGTCTAAGGACTTGGATAAGACATATAAAGATCTAACAAAAGATGTTCAAGGTTTAAACAAAGAGAAAGAATCAATTGACAAGCAGCGATCTGAGGCAATACAGAAGCGCACACAGCTTGAACTTGATGATAAAGATCTACGAGAAAAAATGTCTGTGAATATTAAGGCCAAG GAGGATGCAGCAAAACAGCTTGAGATTCTACAGAGAGAAATTCAAGACTCAACAGAGGAGCTTCACAAAATTACTCCTTTGTACGATGAGAAAGTCATAGAGGAGAAGGAGATATCTAAAGG AATAATGGAGCGTGAAAAGCAGCTTAGCATTCTTTATCAAAAACAAGGTCGAGCTACTCAATTTTCTAGCAAAGCTGCACGTGATAAATGGCTTCAAAAGGAAATTGATGATCTTGAACGAGTTCGTTCTTCGAATATGGTTCAG GAGAAAAAACTCCAGGATGAAATTCATCAACTCAATACCGAGGTGAAAGAAAGAGATATCTACATTGATAGTCGcaaaaaggaaattgaattgTTACAATCACTCATCTCTCAGTCTCGTGATGGTTTCAACGATTACAAGGCACAGAGAGACAAGCTGCAGGATGAGCGGAA GTCCTTATGGGGGAAAGAAAGTGAACTCTCTGCTGAAATTGATAAGCTAAAGACAGAAGTTGTAAAAGCCGAAAAGAGTCTTGACCATGCAACTCCTGGT GATATTAGGAGAGGACTGAATTCTGTTCGGAGGATATGCAGAGAGTTCGAAATTCATGGAGTCTTTGGTCCAATTTTTGAGTTACTTGACTGTGATGAAAAATTTTTCACTGCTGTCGAAGTTACTGCTGGAAACAG CTTATTCCATGTGGTGGTTGAAACTGATGAAGTATCAACCCAGATAATTAGGCACCTTAATGCATTGAAAGGTGGACGGGTTACTTTTATACCACTGAATAGGGTGAAGGCTCCACATGTGGCTTATCCGCAGAGCTCTGATGTGATACctttattgaagaaattgaaattcTCACCTAATTATACTCCAGCTTTTGCCCAG GTATTTGCTAGAACAGTGATTTGCCGGGATTTGGATGTCGCTACAAGGGTTGCTCGTACTGATGGTTTAGATTGTATAACCTTAGAAG GTGATCAAGTAAGCAAGAAAGGTGGAATGACTGGGGGATTTTACGATTATAGGCGCTCAAAActgaaatttatgaatataattaGGCAGAACACAAAGTCCATCAACATGAAGGAAGATGAGCTGGAGAAAGTTAGGTTTAAGCTTCAAG AGATAGACCAAAAAATTACAGAGCTAGTCACTGAGCAGCAGAAAATTGATGCCAAGCAGGCTCATGACAGATCAGAATTGGAGCAGCTAAAGCAGGACATTCTTAATGCTAATAAGCAGAAAGAGTCCATTTATAAAGCTCTGCAAAAGAAG GAAAAGTTGCTTGCAGATGTTCGGACTCAAATTGAGCAGCTCAAAGCCAGTATGGCTATGAAACAGGCTGAAATGGGCACAGATCTCATTGATCACTTAACACCGGAAGAAAAACATCTGTTATCACGATTGAATCCTGAAATAACAGACCTGAAAGATCAGCTTATCACATGCAGAACGGATCGCATAGAG ATTGAAACAAGAAAAGCAGAGCTTGAGACCAATCTAACCACCAACCTTGTTAGACGGAAGCTAGAATTAGAGGCTATAATATCTTCTGCAGAGACTGACATTTGGAGTGGGGAAGCTGAGTTGAAGAGGCAAGAACTAAAGGAGGCTAAGTTGTTAGTTGAAGATTTGACGCAGCGGCTCAAAA GAGTTTCTGAAAATATAGATGAACGAACAAAGCAACTGAGGAAGatcaaagatgaaaaaaataagttaaag aGTTTGGAAGACAACTATGAGAGGACGCTCCAGGATGAAGCAAAAGAACTAGAGCAATTATTAAGTAAAAGAAATCTTCTTCTTGCTAAACAAGAAGATTACTCAAAGAAAATCAGAGAATTGGGTCCACTATCCTCAGATGCTTTTGACAC ATACAAAAGGAAGAGCATCAAAGAATTGCATAAAATGCTTCACAAGTGCAATGAGCAACTCCAACAGTTCAGCCATGTAAACAAGAAAGCACTTGatcaatatataaattttacaGAGCAACGGGAAGAACTCCAGAAAAGGCAAGCAGAATTGGATGCAGGTGATGAG aaaattagAGAGCTTATATCAGTTCTGGATCAACGGAAGGATGAATCGATAGAGCGGACGTTCAAAGGTGTTGCTAGGCACTTTCGAGAAGTATTCTCTGAACTTGTACAAGGTGGCCATGGGTTTTTGGTTATGATGAAGAAAAAG GATGGTGATCATGGTGATGATGACCATGATGAGGATGGGCCTCGTGAAGCTGACATGGAAGGAAGAGTTGAAAAATACATTGGTGTGAAAGTGAAG GTTTCTTTTACTGGGCAAGGGGAGACACAGTCAATGAAGCAATTGTCAGGGGGTCAAAAAACAGTAGTAGCCCTGACACTAATCTTTGCCATACAACGATGTGATCCTGctcctttttatctttttgatgAGATAGATGCTGCCCTTGATCCTCAGTATAGAACTGCTGTTGGAA